The DNA sequence ATGGGTATTATTCGACGAAAGCAGGAACGAGTTTGTATTATTATGTCTCACTGGATTATGAGACGGCAAACGAGTTGGATGTAACCGGATGGAAAGCCGCACTTTGTCCAGAAGATAACAAAACATTAGCTGGTGCAGTGGCTACAGTTGATATTTCTAATACTGACAAATATGTCAGTACAGAATACAATTATGCATGTATGAATTTGACTATTATATTAGCAAATGATATTCCAGAAGGAAGTTATAAAAAAGTAATCTTTGATGCAGAAGGTAATATCAAAAATGAGGATTATAGTCCAAGTACATTTATAAATCAGTATTTGACTTCATTTGAGTGTGATTTGATAAATAATGATGGTTATGCTTATGCCTATGTGTATGCAGATAATGTACCATTGAGTTCAGAAACATATCCAACTTTTTACGCTGCAGATAAGGCAACCCCAGTTACTTCATTTAACGATTATACTACTGAAGTCAATAGAAATGGCGATAAAGTTCATGTGTATAGACTAAATATTTTGAATCCGGCGGAATTTACATTAGATGACGAAGGACTTGCTTATTTATATTATAAGGTAAATGGCGGTATTGGAACAACCAGAACAGATGCCAATGGATTTTCTTGGACTTATGCATATGATTTAAATAATGTCCTTAAGAGATATCAGGCGGAAGGTTATTTAACTGATGTTACAGCAACTACACCGTTTGATACAACCGATTCGAGTATGACTGCAACTGGAAATCTTAATGGTCAATCGGTTGATGTGTCCGTTACTTCAATTCAAAGTTCTGATGTTCCAGAAGTTCAATCAGCCA is a window from the Roseburia sp. 499 genome containing:
- a CDS encoding RHS repeat protein, which produces MKKICAFLATIMLIFSIGTIVAPMQKVNAFSESELNYSDFNGYYSTKAGTSLYYYVSLDYETANELDVTGWKAALCPEDNKTLAGAVATVDISNTDKYVSTEYNYACMNLTIILANDIPEGSYKKVIFDAEGNIKNEDYSPSTFINQYLTSFECDLINNDGYAYAYVYADNVPLSSETYPTFYAADKATPVTSFNDYTTEVNRNGDKVHVYRLNILNPAEFTLDDEGLAYLYYKVNGGIGTTRTDANGFSWTYAYDLNNVLKRYQAEGYLTDVTATTPFDTTDSSMTATGNLNGQSVDVSVTSIQSSDVPEVQSAINNVVDLVNRIANDAENVAAVLKQYAPSLNISKPLAGGTLELTVPSGTDISSGIQITFADSNIATNVKKGDTIVVLHIKQDGTIEYIPATAGDGNITATFTSLSPIAWFKVETANVATGTTTSSDTTKVSPKTGENFWDFLFH